One genomic region from Conexibacter woesei Iso977N encodes:
- a CDS encoding alpha/beta hydrolase — MAATATTTAPVVLEPEAQAFCDATARPPFLYELGPEGARAVLDDVQAAPIDKLPVDDHWVTVPAAVGDVRVRIVRPVGVERELPVILYMHGGGWVIGNADTHDRLVRELVVGTGAALAFVEYDRSPEARYPVAIEQGYATARWIVREGRAHGLDASRMAVAGDSVGGCMTAALTLMAADRGDVTFVHQSMYYPVTDAGQATASYAQFAQGYYLTAAAMAWFWDQYAPDAAMRAEPFCSPFAASDEALSKLPPALLMVDEADVLRDEGEAYAARLRGAGVAVTALRVDGIIHDFMMLNPLAATHGTRVAVAQAIASLREALGTA, encoded by the coding sequence ATGGCCGCCACCGCGACGACGACGGCTCCGGTGGTCCTGGAGCCCGAGGCGCAGGCGTTCTGCGACGCCACGGCCAGGCCGCCGTTCCTGTACGAGCTCGGCCCGGAGGGCGCGCGCGCCGTCCTGGACGACGTGCAGGCGGCGCCGATCGACAAGCTGCCGGTCGACGACCACTGGGTCACGGTGCCGGCGGCGGTCGGTGACGTCCGGGTCCGGATCGTCCGGCCGGTCGGCGTCGAGCGCGAGCTGCCGGTGATCCTGTACATGCACGGCGGCGGCTGGGTGATCGGCAACGCCGACACGCACGACCGGCTCGTGCGCGAGCTGGTCGTCGGGACCGGCGCGGCGCTGGCGTTCGTCGAGTACGACCGCTCGCCCGAGGCGCGCTACCCGGTCGCGATCGAGCAGGGCTACGCGACCGCGCGATGGATCGTGCGCGAGGGCCGCGCCCACGGGCTCGACGCGTCCCGGATGGCGGTCGCGGGCGACAGCGTCGGCGGCTGCATGACCGCGGCGCTGACGCTGATGGCCGCCGACCGCGGCGACGTGACGTTCGTGCACCAGTCGATGTACTACCCGGTGACCGACGCGGGGCAGGCGACGGCGTCCTACGCGCAGTTCGCGCAGGGCTACTACCTGACGGCGGCGGCGATGGCGTGGTTCTGGGACCAGTACGCGCCGGACGCGGCGATGCGGGCCGAGCCGTTCTGCTCGCCGTTCGCGGCTTCGGATGAGGCGTTGTCGAAGCTGCCGCCGGCGTTGTTGATGGTCGACGAGGCCGACGTGCTGCGCGACGAGGGCGAGGCGTACGCCGCGCGGCTGCGGGGCGCGGGCGTCGCGGTGACCGCGCTGCGGGTGGACGGCATCATCCACGACTTCATGATGCTCAACCCGCTGGCGGCCACGCACGGGACGCGGGTGGCGGTCGCGCAGGCGATCGCGTCGCTGCGCGAGGCGCTCGGGACGGCCTGA
- a CDS encoding MOSC and FAD-binding oxidoreductase domain-containing protein, giving the protein MSDGRLLSVNVGLPRDIAWEGETVRTAIWKEPVDGPRMVRRINVDGDDQADRKGHGGEHRAVFVYQIEAYNYWQEQLGRDDFTYGQFGENFTIEGSAFADDAVCIGDRWRIGKALFEVTQPRVTCFRLGIRMNVPEMAALVVAHHRPGFYLRVIEEGEVQAGDIINKVADGPERLTVADVDALLYLPHRSREKLQRALRIPALSEGWKGSFRDLLAGAVGAATSTPATPPAWAGFAPLKVTATTRESDTIMSFTFAGDAPDARAGQYLTVRVRPDGPDGPALVRSYSLSAPPGASTGTLRISVKRDGVVSRYLHDHVRPGDTIDVAAPRGVFTLRTDAPERPIVLLSAGVGATPVLAMLAQLAHDQTTRPVWWVHGARNARERAFAQETMDLLTRLPAAHHLIAYSAPETTTQGNGYDITGHLDGQALERAQVPLDADFYLCGPAPFMKALSAALVARGVTPDRIATETFGDIAVSRTGIVEGVHHPPHAPDGPPGTGPLVTFARSGVSVPYDADRFPNLLELAEACEVPMPYSCRTGVCHTCATGVLDGDVSYRPEPLERPEAGVVLPCCARPTTPITLDV; this is encoded by the coding sequence ATGAGCGACGGACGGCTGCTGTCGGTCAACGTCGGGCTTCCGCGCGACATCGCGTGGGAGGGCGAGACCGTGCGCACCGCGATCTGGAAGGAGCCGGTCGACGGGCCGCGGATGGTGCGCCGGATCAACGTCGACGGCGACGACCAGGCCGATCGCAAGGGCCACGGGGGAGAGCACCGGGCGGTGTTCGTCTACCAGATCGAGGCCTACAACTACTGGCAGGAGCAGCTCGGGCGCGACGACTTCACCTACGGCCAGTTCGGAGAGAACTTCACGATCGAGGGATCGGCGTTCGCCGACGATGCCGTCTGCATCGGCGACCGCTGGCGCATCGGCAAGGCCCTCTTCGAGGTCACCCAACCGCGCGTCACCTGCTTCCGCCTCGGCATCCGCATGAACGTCCCCGAGATGGCCGCGCTCGTCGTCGCCCACCACCGCCCCGGCTTCTACCTGCGCGTCATCGAAGAGGGCGAGGTCCAGGCGGGCGACATCATCAACAAGGTCGCCGACGGCCCGGAGCGCCTGACGGTCGCCGACGTCGACGCGCTCCTCTACCTCCCGCACCGCTCGCGCGAGAAGCTCCAGCGCGCGCTGCGCATCCCCGCCCTCAGCGAGGGCTGGAAGGGCAGCTTCCGCGACCTCCTCGCCGGCGCTGTCGGCGCCGCGACGAGCACACCCGCGACCCCGCCCGCCTGGGCCGGGTTCGCCCCGCTCAAGGTCACCGCCACGACCCGCGAGAGCGACACCATCATGTCGTTCACCTTCGCCGGCGACGCCCCGGACGCGCGCGCCGGGCAGTACCTCACCGTCCGCGTCCGGCCCGACGGCCCGGACGGCCCCGCGCTCGTCCGCAGCTACTCGCTCTCCGCACCGCCCGGCGCCAGCACCGGCACGCTGCGCATCAGCGTCAAGCGCGACGGCGTCGTCAGCCGCTACCTCCACGACCACGTCAGGCCCGGCGACACGATCGACGTCGCCGCGCCCCGCGGCGTCTTCACGCTGCGCACCGACGCGCCCGAGCGCCCGATCGTCCTCCTCTCCGCCGGCGTCGGCGCGACCCCCGTCCTGGCGATGCTCGCCCAGCTCGCCCACGACCAGACGACGCGCCCCGTCTGGTGGGTCCACGGCGCCCGCAACGCGCGCGAGCGCGCCTTCGCGCAGGAGACGATGGACCTCCTCACCCGCCTTCCCGCAGCCCACCACCTCATCGCCTACAGCGCGCCCGAGACGACGACGCAAGGCAATGGCTATGACATCACCGGCCACCTCGACGGCCAGGCCCTCGAACGCGCCCAAGTCCCCCTCGACGCCGACTTCTACCTCTGCGGCCCTGCGCCGTTCATGAAGGCCTTGAGCGCCGCGCTCGTCGCCCGCGGCGTCACGCCCGACCGGATCGCCACCGAGACCTTCGGCGACATCGCGGTCTCCCGCACCGGCATCGTCGAGGGCGTCCACCACCCGCCGCACGCGCCCGACGGCCCGCCCGGCACCGGCCCGCTGGTCACCTTCGCGCGCAGCGGCGTCTCCGTGCCCTACGACGCCGACCGCTTCCCCAACCTGCTCGAGCTTGCCGAGGCCTGCGAGGTCCCGATGCCCTACAGCTGCCGCACCGGCGTCTGCCACACCTGCGCGACCGGCGTCCTCGACGGCGACGTCAGCTACCGCCCGGAACCCCTGGAGCGCCCCGAGGCCGGCGTCGTCCTGCCCTGCTGCGCACGCCCGACGACGCCGATCACCCTCGACGTCTAG
- a CDS encoding ATP-binding protein: MHLLPGSPSPTTLRGRDRELAVLDGLITRARGGASSALVVAGDAGVGKTALLDRAAEHAAPRVRVVRMVASESEMGLPYAGLQLLCGSLMDVADRLPAAQSEALEAAFGLRDAQAAPNPFLVGLAVLGLLGAAARTAGAVLVLADDAQWLDDVSARALAFAARRLDEDRGVALVLAMRAVDERFADLPQLVVVGLQDDDARELLRLALPGAIDGRVRDQLLAEADGNPLALQELPRALSPDQLAGGYALAASMPLQHRIEESLLARLQPLPEPTRTLLLVAAADPTGDPDLLWRACAVLGIAPEHQDAAVRAGALVTGARVGFRHPLVRSAVYRAATPEDRRRAHAALAEATDPDRDPDRRAWHRAAATLRPDEPVAAALEASAARARTRGGVAAAAAFLTRAAELTPAAPRRAQRLIDAAGAKHDAGAPAAALRLLDSARDHPLSPLQQARIARLRARAQYALHRDRAALRALLAAAQDLAPLDPVLARDTYMEALAAIAYAGRLADPGVVDDVAQAILTATKDDDSPRARDLILRGQALLVAQGTAAARPTLRRAFHAFLTQEPDALELRWMWFGGRAAMDVYDVEEWRTLTRRQVALARAAGVLSVLPMALNLQMVVHVFNGDLDAAEATCDEIDAILEVTGHPLPRYGRIYVAAYRGQLAEVERAAAEIRADAEVRGEGYGLTAANFSLALAYNGVGRYADAIEAARRELPYERELHHAMRALLELIEAAVRAGERPLAEEALARFRTVTEPADTEWSRAMLAYASAQLADDEQAEVLYEQAIAGFDAVRVPMLRGRAQLLYGEMLRRRHRRVDARAQLRPAYETLSACGMNAFAQRAARELAATGETLRARAPDGADRLTDQERNVAQLAREGLTNRDIGARLFISSRTAEYHLRKVYVKLGIGSREELRTALEEVA; this comes from the coding sequence ATGCACCTACTCCCCGGATCCCCTTCCCCGACGACGCTGCGCGGCCGCGATCGCGAGCTCGCCGTCCTCGACGGCCTGATCACCCGCGCCCGCGGCGGCGCGTCGAGCGCGCTGGTCGTCGCCGGCGACGCCGGGGTCGGCAAGACCGCGCTGCTGGACCGCGCCGCCGAGCACGCCGCGCCGCGCGTCCGGGTCGTCCGGATGGTCGCCTCGGAGTCCGAGATGGGCCTGCCCTACGCGGGTCTGCAGCTGTTGTGCGGGTCCTTGATGGACGTCGCCGACCGCCTGCCCGCCGCCCAGAGCGAGGCGCTCGAAGCCGCCTTCGGCCTGCGCGACGCGCAGGCCGCGCCCAACCCGTTCCTGGTCGGCCTCGCGGTCCTCGGCCTGCTCGGCGCCGCCGCGCGCACGGCCGGCGCCGTCCTGGTCCTGGCCGACGACGCCCAGTGGCTGGACGACGTCTCGGCCCGCGCGCTGGCCTTCGCCGCCCGGCGCCTGGACGAGGACCGCGGCGTCGCGCTGGTGCTGGCGATGCGCGCGGTCGACGAGCGCTTCGCCGACCTCCCGCAGCTCGTCGTCGTAGGCCTACAAGATGACGACGCGCGCGAGCTGCTGCGCCTCGCGCTGCCCGGCGCGATCGACGGCCGCGTCCGCGACCAGCTCCTGGCCGAGGCCGACGGCAACCCGCTCGCGCTGCAGGAGCTGCCGCGCGCGCTGAGCCCGGACCAGCTCGCCGGCGGCTACGCGCTCGCCGCGTCGATGCCGCTGCAGCACCGCATCGAGGAGTCGCTGCTCGCACGCCTGCAGCCGCTGCCCGAGCCGACCCGGACGCTCCTGCTCGTCGCCGCCGCCGACCCGACCGGCGATCCCGATCTGCTGTGGCGCGCGTGCGCCGTGCTCGGGATCGCGCCCGAGCACCAGGACGCCGCGGTGCGCGCGGGCGCGCTGGTGACCGGCGCGCGCGTCGGCTTCCGCCACCCGCTCGTGCGCTCCGCCGTCTACCGCGCCGCGACCCCGGAGGACCGCCGCCGCGCGCACGCCGCGCTGGCCGAGGCGACCGACCCCGACCGCGACCCGGACCGCCGCGCCTGGCACCGCGCCGCCGCGACGCTGCGCCCCGACGAGCCGGTCGCCGCGGCGCTGGAGGCCTCCGCGGCGCGCGCCCGGACGCGCGGCGGCGTCGCCGCGGCCGCCGCGTTCCTGACCCGCGCCGCCGAGCTGACGCCCGCCGCGCCGCGCCGCGCGCAGCGCCTGATCGACGCCGCCGGGGCCAAGCACGACGCGGGCGCGCCCGCCGCCGCGCTGCGGCTGCTGGACTCCGCGCGCGACCACCCGCTCAGCCCGCTGCAGCAGGCGCGGATCGCCCGGCTGCGCGCCCGCGCCCAGTACGCGCTGCACCGCGACCGTGCCGCGCTGCGCGCGCTGCTGGCCGCGGCGCAGGACCTCGCGCCGCTGGACCCGGTCCTGGCGCGCGACACCTACATGGAGGCCCTGGCCGCCATCGCCTACGCGGGCCGGCTCGCCGATCCGGGAGTTGTTGATGATGTCGCTCAGGCGATCCTCACGGCGACCAAGGACGATGACTCGCCCCGCGCGCGCGACCTGATCCTGCGCGGTCAGGCGCTGCTCGTCGCGCAGGGAACGGCGGCCGCCCGGCCGACGCTGCGCCGCGCCTTCCACGCGTTCCTGACCCAGGAGCCCGACGCGCTGGAGCTGCGCTGGATGTGGTTCGGCGGCCGCGCGGCGATGGACGTCTACGACGTCGAGGAGTGGCGGACGCTGACGCGCCGCCAGGTCGCGCTCGCGCGCGCCGCCGGCGTGCTGTCGGTGCTGCCGATGGCGCTCAACCTGCAGATGGTCGTCCACGTCTTCAACGGCGACCTGGACGCGGCCGAGGCGACGTGCGACGAGATCGACGCGATCCTCGAGGTCACCGGCCATCCGCTGCCGCGCTACGGCCGCATCTACGTCGCCGCCTACCGCGGCCAGCTCGCCGAGGTCGAGCGCGCCGCCGCCGAGATCCGCGCCGACGCCGAGGTGCGCGGCGAGGGCTACGGGCTGACCGCGGCGAACTTCTCGCTCGCGCTGGCCTACAACGGGGTCGGCCGCTACGCCGACGCCATCGAGGCCGCCCGCCGCGAGCTGCCCTACGAGCGCGAGCTGCACCACGCGATGCGCGCGCTGCTGGAGCTGATCGAGGCCGCGGTGCGGGCCGGCGAGCGCCCGCTGGCCGAGGAGGCGCTCGCGCGCTTCCGGACCGTCACCGAGCCCGCCGACACCGAGTGGTCGCGGGCGATGCTCGCCTACGCGAGCGCGCAGCTGGCCGACGACGAGCAGGCCGAAGTGCTGTATGAACAGGCGATCGCCGGCTTCGACGCGGTCCGCGTCCCGATGCTGCGCGGCCGCGCGCAGCTGCTCTACGGCGAGATGCTGCGCCGCCGTCATCGCCGCGTCGACGCCCGCGCGCAGCTGCGCCCCGCCTACGAGACGCTGTCGGCGTGCGGGATGAACGCGTTCGCCCAGCGCGCCGCGCGCGAGCTGGCCGCGACCGGCGAGACGCTGCGCGCCCGCGCCCCGGACGGCGCCGACCGGCTGACCGACCAGGAGCGCAACGTCGCCCAGCTGGCCCGTGAGGGGCTCACGAACCGCGACATCGGCGCACGGTTGTTCATCAGCTCGCGCACCGCCGAGTACCACCTGCGCAAGGTGTACGTGAAGCTCGGGATCGGCTCGCGCGAGGAGCTCAGGACCGCGCTGGAGGAGGTCGCATGA
- a CDS encoding SDR family oxidoreductase yields MPIDPTPLAGQTVLVVGGSAGIGLATAQQARAAGAEVILAARNPERLDAAAQELGATRAEAFDATDPDALRAFLQSIDALDHIMVTAGAPTYTNIADAEPEAARRALSEHLLQTIVVAQNAIGRVRNGGTLVFMGGTGGKRPGLGLGLVGAVTNALPSLIANLALEVAPIRVNLIAAGFVDTPLSASLLGNDLEARRDELRTTLPIRRVVGPDDVASLALHLMLNPALTGATFDIDGGQQLLRG; encoded by the coding sequence ATGCCCATCGACCCCACCCCACTCGCCGGTCAGACCGTCCTGGTCGTCGGCGGTTCTGCCGGCATCGGCCTCGCGACCGCGCAGCAGGCGCGGGCCGCGGGCGCCGAGGTCATCCTCGCCGCTCGCAACCCGGAGCGGCTCGACGCGGCGGCGCAGGAGCTCGGCGCCACGCGCGCCGAGGCCTTCGACGCGACCGACCCGGACGCGCTGCGCGCGTTCCTGCAGTCGATCGACGCGCTCGACCACATCATGGTGACCGCGGGCGCGCCCACGTACACCAACATCGCCGACGCCGAGCCGGAGGCGGCGCGCAGGGCGCTCAGCGAGCACCTGCTGCAGACGATCGTCGTCGCCCAGAACGCGATCGGCCGCGTGCGCAACGGCGGCACGCTCGTGTTCATGGGCGGGACCGGCGGCAAGCGCCCCGGTCTCGGGTTGGGGCTCGTCGGCGCCGTGACCAACGCGCTGCCAAGCCTCATCGCCAACCTCGCACTGGAGGTCGCGCCCATCCGCGTGAACCTGATCGCGGCCGGGTTCGTCGACACGCCGCTGTCCGCATCGCTGCTCGGCAACGACCTCGAAGCCCGCCGCGACGAGCTCCGGACGACGCTGCCGATCCGCCGCGTCGTCGGCCCCGACGACGTCGCCTCGCTAGCCCTCCACCTCATGCTGAACCCCGCACTGACCGGCGCGACCTTCGACATCGACGGCGGCCAACAGCTCCTCCGCGGCTGA
- a CDS encoding alpha/beta fold hydrolase codes for MPPTIVLVHGAFAESASWAGVAQQLHAAGHPVVAAANPLRGVAADAASVSDVVRTIDGPVVLVGHSYGGAVITNVANDAGDIAALVYVAAFAPEADESAIELSQRFPGSTLGDAVTPIPHADGSADLVIAHDRFHDQFCADLPAAQAGFMAATQRPVAAAALEEQSGPRPLWRSTPSFFVIGAEDRNIPAALQRSLAERAGARDVVEIAGASHAVAVSQPQETARVILEAAALVGAAA; via the coding sequence GTGCCTCCCACCATCGTCCTCGTCCACGGCGCGTTCGCCGAGTCGGCCAGCTGGGCCGGCGTCGCCCAGCAGCTGCACGCCGCGGGCCATCCCGTCGTCGCGGCGGCCAACCCGCTGCGCGGCGTTGCCGCCGACGCGGCCTCCGTGTCCGACGTCGTCCGGACCATCGACGGGCCGGTCGTGCTCGTCGGCCACTCCTACGGCGGCGCCGTCATCACCAACGTCGCCAACGACGCCGGCGACATCGCCGCGCTCGTCTACGTCGCCGCGTTCGCGCCCGAGGCGGACGAGAGCGCGATCGAGCTGTCGCAGCGCTTCCCGGGCTCGACGCTCGGCGACGCGGTCACGCCGATCCCCCACGCCGACGGGTCGGCCGACCTCGTGATCGCCCACGACAGGTTCCACGACCAGTTCTGCGCCGACCTGCCCGCGGCGCAGGCCGGGTTCATGGCCGCCACGCAGCGCCCGGTCGCGGCCGCCGCGCTGGAGGAGCAGTCCGGCCCGCGGCCGCTGTGGCGCTCGACGCCGTCGTTCTTCGTCATCGGCGCCGAGGACCGCAACATCCCGGCGGCGCTGCAGCGGTCGCTGGCCGAGCGCGCGGGCGCGCGCGACGTCGTGGAGATCGCGGGCGCGTCGCACGCGGTGGCGGTCTCGCAGCCGCAGGAGACGGCGCGCGTGATCCTCGAGGCGGCCGCGCTGGTCGGGGCGGCGGCGTGA
- a CDS encoding peroxidase family protein, giving the protein MTDSKDIIMTVSHPAARDHCLAPERVDAPLHGGRYRTLFEDLEPLVADEAALHLLGAPGGPCDLGSVDNPDASVAAVWPFFGQFVAHDITADRSPLTHRAERALLRNARQPKADLEGMYGGGPVGMPYLYDFADPAKLLLSESGCDVPRNRQGIALIGDPRNDVQLFTNQLLVAFARLHNIVVDRLREDDVDEAAVFDEARRATTWHYQHVILREFLPSLIGARLTAELLAVGPRLYRLDREPSIPFEFADAAYRYGHAQIRDRYMVNAGFGPVPVFPDLMGFGPVPPEHALDWTLMIDVDGHAPAQRSKRIDSRLPGPLIALPTQVSGAEPGDDYASLATRDLQRGQAVGLASGEAVARRLGVEVLSEDQVGLRARGWSGETPLWFYILQEAAALHDGDRLGPVGGRIVGEVLVGIIDADPESFRSLEPDWQPTLPSRTGTFGLADVLVPPAGAAA; this is encoded by the coding sequence ATGACGGACAGCAAGGACATCATCATGACCGTGAGCCATCCCGCCGCCCGTGACCACTGCCTGGCGCCCGAGCGCGTCGACGCGCCGCTGCACGGCGGGCGCTACCGGACGCTGTTCGAGGACCTGGAGCCGTTGGTCGCCGACGAGGCGGCGCTGCACCTGCTCGGCGCGCCGGGCGGGCCGTGCGACCTCGGGTCGGTCGACAACCCGGACGCGTCGGTGGCGGCGGTGTGGCCGTTCTTCGGGCAGTTCGTCGCGCACGACATCACGGCCGACCGCTCGCCGCTGACGCACCGCGCCGAGCGGGCGCTGCTGCGCAACGCGCGGCAGCCGAAGGCCGACCTGGAGGGCATGTACGGCGGCGGCCCGGTCGGGATGCCGTACCTGTATGACTTCGCGGACCCGGCCAAGTTGTTGTTGTCGGAGTCCGGGTGCGACGTGCCGCGCAACCGGCAGGGGATCGCGCTGATCGGTGACCCGCGCAACGACGTCCAGCTGTTCACCAACCAGTTGTTGGTGGCCTTCGCGCGGTTGCACAACATCGTGGTCGACCGGCTGCGGGAAGATGATGTGGATGAAGCCGCCGTGTTCGACGAGGCGCGGCGGGCGACGACGTGGCACTACCAGCACGTGATCCTGCGCGAGTTCCTGCCGTCGCTGATCGGGGCGCGGCTGACCGCCGAGCTGCTGGCCGTCGGGCCGCGGCTGTACCGGCTGGACCGCGAGCCGTCGATCCCGTTCGAGTTCGCCGACGCCGCCTACCGCTACGGGCACGCGCAGATCCGCGACAGGTACATGGTCAACGCCGGGTTCGGGCCGGTCCCGGTGTTCCCGGACCTGATGGGCTTCGGCCCGGTGCCGCCCGAGCACGCGCTGGACTGGACGCTGATGATCGACGTCGACGGCCATGCTCCGGCGCAGCGGTCCAAGCGGATCGACTCGCGGCTGCCGGGGCCGCTGATCGCGCTGCCGACGCAGGTCAGCGGGGCCGAGCCGGGCGACGACTACGCGTCGCTGGCCACGCGCGACCTGCAGCGCGGGCAAGCTGTAGGCCTTGCTTCGGGCGAGGCGGTGGCGCGGCGGCTGGGCGTGGAGGTGCTGAGCGAGGACCAGGTCGGCCTGCGGGCGCGAGGCTGGTCCGGCGAGACGCCGCTGTGGTTCTACATCCTGCAGGAGGCGGCGGCGCTGCACGACGGCGATCGGCTCGGCCCGGTCGGCGGCCGCATCGTCGGCGAGGTGCTGGTCGGGATCATCGACGCCGACCCGGAGTCGTTCCGCTCGCTGGAGCCCGACTGGCAGCCGACGCTGCCGTCCCGCACGGGGACGTTCGGGCTGGCCGACGTGCTGGTGCCGCCTGCGGGCGCGGCCGCCTAG